DNA sequence from the Paenibacillus azoreducens genome:
TCAAAACTCCCAAATATCCAAGCAAGGCTGTGCCGCCAAAGGGAGATACCTTGGTCATCCGCACGAATTCATAGTATCCGATCATTGCCATCGCCAAAACGATGAGATGGAACGGAAGCCCTCCAAGCAGGCAAAATCCCAAAAAAACAACTCCAGCAATGACTCCGGTAATCAGTCGTTGTTTCAACGATTCTCTCCTCCATCAGGCTAAGTCAGTCCGCCATATCTCCGCGTCCTGCGCTGGTATTCGGCAACAGCTTCATATAAATAATGCTCATTGAAATCAGGCCAATAAACATCGGTAAACCACATTTCGCTGTACGCCATCTGCCACAGCATAAAATTGCTGATTCGCATCTCTCCGCTGGTTCGTATGATCAAATCCGGATCCGGAATTCCGCTGGAGAGCATATACTGATCCAGCATTTCCTCCGTAATGTCTTCCGGCTTCAAAGTCCCCGCTTCGATTTTCCGCCCCAATTCTCGCATGCAATCAGTAATTTCTTTCCTGCTGCCATAATTAAGCGCGAAATTAAGCACCAGCCCGTCATTGTCCGCCGTGCGGCGAACAGCTTCCTCCATGGCGTTTATCGTGTAGGAAGGCAAACCTTCGCGATCTCCCATCATCCGAACCTGTACATTATTCTCGATCAGTTCTTCCAGCTCTATAGCCAGGAATTCCTGGGGCAGACGCATGAGAAAGTCGACTTCGTCTTTTGGACGCTTCCAATTTTCAGTCGAGAAGGCGTACAATGTCAAATATTTGATTCCCAGTTTATCCGCGGCGATCGTCGTCCGTTTCACGGCCTTCATTCCGCTTCGGTGCCCGATAAAACGGGGAAGCCCTTGCCTTTTCGCCCAGCGACCGTTGCCATCCATAATAATCGCGACATGTTCAGGAACATTGTCTATAGATGGCGCAGACGGCTCCATTTTGTCTTCCCGTGTCCACCACGATCGAACTCGTTTGATCATTCTAGTTCCTCCATGCGGGTTTCTGCAAAAAAAGACACAAACCCCACCATTATAGGAGGGGCCGCAAGTCTCTTATACTTCCATGATCTCTTTTTCTTTAGCTACGAGCACTTTGTCGACTTCCGCGACGAATTTATCCGTCGTTTTCTGGATATCTTCCTGGTGACGGCGAGATTCATCTTCAGATATATCGGTTTTTTCCATTTTTTTAATGTCGTCGTTCGCGTCGCGGCGGATATTGCGAATGGCCACTTTGGCTTCCTCGCCGAACTTCTTGGTCATTTTCACCAATTCCATGCGGCGTTCTTCCGTCAGCGGCGGAATGACAAGGCGGATCGTATTCCCGTCGTTTGCAGGCGTCAGTCCAAGATCGGATTTCAGGATAGCTTTCTCAACGTCGGCCAGCGAAGATTTATCCCATGGCTGAATCATAAGCGTGCGCGAATCCGGCGTGCTGATGTTGGCCAGCTGATTTAGCGGGGTCATCGCTCCATAATATTCGACTTGAATCCGGTCCAGAAGCGCTGGAGTCGCGCGTCCGGCACGAAGGGTCGCCAAATCTCTTTTCAAAGCGGAGATCGCCTTATCCATGCGCTCCTCCGCGTGTTTTTTCACCGTTTGAGGCATTAATCTACACTCCCTTTAACGATCGTTCCGATTTTCTCGCCTTGAACGACCCGTTTAATGTTTCCTTGCTCGGTAATTGCAAATACGATCAGTGGAATGTTATTGTCCATGCAGAGGGAAGATGCTGTGGAGTCCATCACACCCAGGTTTTTATTCAATACATCAAGATAAGTCAGCTGTTCATATTTCTGTGCCGTGCTGTCTTTGAAAGGATCAGCGGAATAGACGCCATCCACTTTGTTTTTGGCCATCAGAATCACTTCGGCTTCAATCTCAGCTGCGCGCAGCGCGGCTGTCGTATCTGTCGAGAAGAACGGGTTGCCTGTGCCAGCCGCGAAAATAACGACACGGCCTTTTTCCAGATGGCGGATGGCTCTGCGGCGGATGTAAGGCTCGGCAATCTGCTGCATGGCGATGGAAGTCTGCACTCGCGTCGGAACCTCAATTTGTTCCAGTGCATCCTGCAGTGCAAGCGAGTTCATCACCGTAGCCAGCATCCCCATGTAGTCAGCCGTTGCGCGATCGATGCCGCTGGAGCTGCCTGCGATGCCGCGCCAGATATTGCCGCCGCCGCATACAATTGCGACCTGAACGCCCAGTTCCACAACTTCTTTCACTTGTTCAGCGATCGATGAAATCGTCGCCGCATCAATGCCATAACCATTTTGGCCTGCCAGAGATTCCCCACTAACTTTCAAGACAACTCGTTTAAATATAGGCTCTTTCAAAATGTTTACCCTCCACTTTAAGACAGCACCTGTCTGGTGCCCGTTTAAGAAACCGTCTTTGCTACCTGCCCTATTAGTGGTTTGAACAACCTCTATATACAGAGCATACCAGAACTGATGTCACTTCACATACTCTAAAGAAAAACTTCCGATGTCGGCTTTCTTGCCTTGCAGCGGATGTTTTTCTTACGAGATCAGGTGGTATTTCACGCAAAGCTTTTGTTTTTCTGATCTCTGAAAAAAGAGGGAACACTGGCGTGTTCCGCTCTTTATTGTACAATATTCCCTCTAAAGCATAAACCGTTGCTTATGGAGTTTAGTTTTTCACTTGCGCCATAACTTCTTCTGCGAAGTTTTCCACTTTTTTCTCCATGCCTTCGCCCAGTTCGTAACGAACGAAACGGCGGATCGAGATATTTTCACCGATCGTGCTGATTTTTTCTTTCAGCAAAGTAGCGATGGTTTTATCCGGATCTTTGATGAAGGACTGCTCGAGCAAGCAGAATTCTTCGTAGTATTTGCCAATGCGGCCTTCAACCATTTTTTCAACGATTTTTTCAGGCTTGCCTTCATTCAGAGCTTGAGCCTTCAAAATTTCTTTTTCTTTTTCAATTTCCTCTTGTGGCACCTCTTCACGCGCTACATAACGAGGGCTGGAAGCCGCGATATGCATAGCGATGTCACGTGCAAACTCTTTGAATTGATCGGTTTTGCCGACAAAGTCGGTTTCGCAGTTGATTTCAACGAGGACCCCGATGCGGCCTCCACCGTGAATATAAGATTCCACAACGCCTTCTGTTGCAACGCGTCCAGCTTTATTCGCTGCCGCAGCAAGACCTTTTTCGCGAAGAAGTTCAACCGCTTTCGTGATGTCGCCGTTTGCTTCTTCCAGCGCTTTTTTACAATCCAACATACCTGCGCCTGTTTTTTCACGAAGCTCTTTTACCGCACTAGCACTAACTGCCATAGATATTCCCTCCAAAAGTTTTGTTCATTAGTTTGTTCAATGCCCGTTTTTCTTATATAACGGACTGTTTTCTTGCGACATAAGAAACGGACGCCCCGTAAGCCTTCAGCCCTTATATCTCAAAAAAAGGGCAGTGAGAGGTTATACACCTACCAACCACCCTTTTCATTTAATTCATGTCTGGACTTGCTATGCGCCGAATTAGGCAGTCGTCTCTTCGCCTTGGTGAGCTTCCACCACAGCGTCAGCCATTTTGCCAGTCAGCAATTTAACGGCACGAATCGCATCGTCATTACCAGGAATTACGTAGTCAATTTCGTCCGGATCACAGTTTGTATCAACGATACCAACAATTGGGATACCCAATTTGCGAGCTTCGGCAACTGCGATGCGTTCTTTGCGAGGATCAATGATGAACAAGGCGCTAGGCAGGCCTTTCATGTTCTTGATTCCGCCGAGGAATTTTTCAAGACGATCTTTCTCTTTGCGGAGAAGGATGACTTCTTTTTTAGGGAGAACAGCAAATGTGCCGTCTTCTTCCCATTTTTCGAGTTCTTTCAAACGATTGATACGTTTTTGGATGGTTTCGAAGTTCGTCAAAGTTCCGCCGAGCCAACGTTGGTTGATGTAGTACATGCCGCAACGTTCAGCTTCTTCTTTGACGGAGTCTTGAGCTTGTTTTTTCGTGCCGACGAACAGGATTGTTCCGTTCTCTTCAGCAACGCTTTTAACGAAGTTAAAAGCTTCTTCGACCTTTTTAACTGTTTTTTGCAGGTCAATAATGTAAATTCCGTTTCTTTCAGTGAAGATATATTTATCCATTTTCGGGTTCCAACGACGTGTTTGGTGACCGAAGTGAACACCAGCTTCGAGAAGCTGTTTCATGGAGATAACTGCCATCTTCACACACCTCCTAAGTTTGGTTTTTTGTGTCCTCCGCTGTTTTCATTTCTCGTCAAGACTCTCCCTGAGGAAAGCACCCTTTACGAAATCCGACAGCGTGTGTTTTAACACCGTCATTTAATATACCATAAGTGAATGACCGATGCAACGCCTATTCACGGGATTTTCACGATTCGCCAGCAGCAAAATCCCCCACAAGGTGGAGCCTATGCTTCGATGCATATCCCACATACTTTGCGGGACCCCAAAAAACTTATTCATTCTATAATCTCAAAAAAACCGTCCGGCTGCAATGTAGCGTCAGCGGGGCGGTTTTGATGTGATTTTGCCGATAATGCTGTCGAAATCCTCGCCCGGCGCGAACTCATACGAACCGGAACGGATTTTGGTGCTCATCTTCTGGCCCCTTCCTTTTTGTACAAAAGCGGACGCGTCTGAAATAACCCCCGCCTTCTTCAATTGGTCGGCAACATCGGTCAAATTGCTGCCGTTCGCAATCTTCACGCTTACTGAAGGATCTGCCGGAGCGTTCGGAGTTTTGCCTTCTGACGGCCCCTCCGTTTTAGGTTTCCCCTTTTCGGCTTGCTGCTTCGGAGCTTCTGGCTGCTGCGGGGTCTGTGGCGCTTTAGCCGCATTTCCCGCTGCCGGAGCTTTGACGCCGTTTCCTTGCGGTTTCGAACTTTTGTCAATCATGCGCTGCTTCCATTCTTCCTCTGTCATCCGCTTGTCACCTGGGTCCACGACTTTCAGCTTCATAGCTTCGGCCTCTTCTTGCAGTTTTTCCTTTGTCAGCTGCCGGGCTTCCGGAACGATGGACGCTGCTTGATGTTCCGTCCCCGCATTCATTAACTGCAGCAAAAGAGCCCCGGCTAATAAACCGCTGCCGAGTCCGATCATAAAAGAGCGATTTTTAATCACAGCGATCCCTCCTGCTTGGCGAGCTGCAGTATGAGCTGTACCTCGCCCTTCTGCATTCCTACCCGTTTGGCAATCCCTTCTATTGATTTGCCTTGGGCGTGAAGTTCAAACAGTTCCGGATAACGCTCGCGGATCGAAGGCTCCAAGCCTTCCTCGGCAGAAGCTTCCGATTCGTTATGATCAGACTCATCCCCGGCACGGCTACCTTGGGTCCCCAGCGTTTCGGGAACGCTCTGCGGAGGCTGTGACGCGGCGTGTTTGCTCCCCTCTTCCAAAGCCGCCATCCTTGCTTCATATTGAGCTTGCTGTTGTTCCAGCTGAATCATCCGCTGCCTCATTTCGACAAGCTGCTCCTGCTGTGCCAGCTGCTTTGAGGATGCTTCCTGCTTCATTTGGGCGATGAGCCCAACCAGTTCTTCATTTTCCCGTTCGATATCTGCGAAATATTGCTCCAGCGTCGCTTCTACTTCTTGCACGATTTTGTCTTTGTCCGAAGAAGACTTATCTGCTTTCCGCTTAGGCAGCATAAGAGCATATACGATGGCGGCTGCGCCCAATATGGCGACTATAATCCATGGTTTCAAACCCGTTGTTCTCCTTTAAGTCAATATGTTCTGATTAATTGATCGTAATCATAAGGGCTAACTTCTGGACAGCCATAAATCAAAGAGAAACATCAAAACGGTGTCCCTTGTATGGGTGCTCCGCATCCTGATGATCTCCCTTTTCCTGCTTTGACTTTTGCGGGGAAGAACCATGCTTTGGGGAATTCCCCTTGTCCTTGCCTTCATCCCGCACGGCAGCATTCGCCGTTTCATCAACGCCCGTACTGCGCTGGCGGAGATTCTGCGTTTCCTTGAGCTGCTCTCCCGCCAGAAATTGCTGTTCTTGCGCAGTTCTGTGATGAACATCGGTTTGTATTTTCCCCGCCTCGGTCGTACGCGGAATAGCGATTTGCATCTCCACCGATTTCATGCTCACGGACATTCACCCTCCCGCAAATCAAATGTCAACCGTCTGAAAGCATTGATCCTGCTCGCTTAGATATATGGAATCATCGAAATATCGCCCTCGTGAATCAGGAAGGAAACGCGTTCCGCCGGATCTTTGATGAACCGGGTATATCTGCCGATGACGATTTTGGATCCTCCATAGATCATTCTTATGACATCCACCTGCGCTTTTACGATATCTTCAAGCGTTTTTTCGATTTCAAGAATCCGTTCTTTTGCTTCCGTCTCTTCCCGCTGGGTCGATTTCTTCGTCGCATTCAATTTGACGCGAAGAGCGACCTTATCAGGCGTTAGTTGTCCCACGGCAGCCAGCTGGTTCAATAGATACAGCGCCTTGTCCGTCTTGTCGATCGCTTCTTTCAGCTGTTTGACCCGCGTGCGAAGTTCGGTTAACTCGTTCCTCAGCTCAGGCTGTACGCCTACTTCAATGGATGTTGTCGTGGACATGCTGTTTCCAATCGTGCGGGCCGTTACCCTCTCTCCCGCCTGAATGCTGCCACCCACGATCAATCCTTTGGTACCGTTGCAAATGACATTTTTTCCGGCCCGGATATTGGAATGCATGATGCTTTGCGATACAATCACCTCTTCGCCGGCAATGACGTTACCATCCTGAATAAAAGAGCTTTTGACGATTTTCCCCGCCTTCACGCACCCCTTGTTGTAACCGATAATACCGCTTGTAATCTCGATGGAGCCTTCCGCTTCCAGTTCGGCGCCTTCAACGCCGCCGACAACGCGGATATCGCCAGCCGCTTTGATCCGAAAGCCCGTCAATACGTTCCCGCGGACCACGACCGTCCCTACAAAGTCAATGTTGCCGACGCTGTAATCTACGTCCCCATTCACTTCATAAACCGGAAAAACATTGATTTTTCCTTTTTCCGTAATGGTTATCAGACCATCGATAGCCGAATACATCGCGGTTTGTTCAGGGTCAAGCACCACATTTTTTCCTACTCTAAAATAGGCTTCTTTTCCCGGCTTAAAAGGGATCATCTCTCCGGTAACAGAAGTGCCGGGTATTCCTGGCTGCGGCGGGATCCGTTTGGCGATTAGCTGCCCTTTCTTTACGTTGTTGAGGCTTAGAAGTTCCTTATAATCCACCTTCCCGTCCGCCGTTTCCAGCGGTCTTTGCTCCCGTTCGTTCCGAAGCTTAAAAGCGTATTCAATATAACCATCCTGACCGCCCACCGGCTGTACACCCATGGCAATCGGCGTACGGCCAAACATATATTCCTGCGGATGGCTGGCAATCCGGCTGACGATATCCCTCTCGATCCCAAAAAGAATCTTATGACTGTGGAGGAACAACATTAGTTCGTCTTCTGTGCATTTGAAACCCTCATCGCGTTTCGAAAATTGGATATAGGCAACACTGTTGTCATCCGAAAACGTGACATTTAAAAATGTTTCTAACGCAAATTGAGCTGTCAACCCTTTTCCTCCCCTCTATTCCTACAACGGTTTAATCATTTTGCAGCAGCAAATCCCGGTGTTTTTCCAGCGTCCCACGCAGCCTCAGAATGGCTTTGGAATGCAGTTGAGAAATTCTCGAAGGCGAAAGAGACATCACTTCAGCAATCTCGCTGAGCGACAAATCTTCATAATACAGCAAGGACACAACGGTTCGTTCTTTTTCGGTAAGTTTCTCAAGGCCTTTGATTAAAGACTCTTTTAAATAAAACTCGTTCACTTTGTAGTCCGGATTTTTAGCCTTATCGTCCACCATGATGGAGAGCCTTGTTTCAGACTCTTCTTCCCTGATCGGATCCTCCAGTGAGCAAAGGGACATCACCGCCACCTCCTGCAGCATGTGTTGAAACTCTTTCTCGGAAACGTTCAGATAGTCGCTCATTTCGGCGTCCGTTACCGTACGCAGATGCTTCTGTTCCAGCTTTTGGTATGCTTCTTCTATTTTCTTGGCTTTTTCGCGGACGGAACGGGGTACCCAGTCGCCTTGGCGCAGGGAATCCAATATAGCCCCCCGCACCCGAAAGGAAGCATAGGTTTCAAACTGAAGTCCCCGTTTGTAATCAAACTTGTCAATCGCGTCAATCAGCCCCATAACGCCATTGCTCGCCAAATCATCCTTTGAGACATTTTTCGGCAGTCCGATCGCTAGTCGGCCGGACACATAATCGACGATATGCAAATATTTTTCGATCAATTGTTTTTTGGCTTCCAAACTCCCATGTTCTTTCCACTCTTCCCAAAGCTCGGCGTGATTCAGATGAGAAGTTTTACGATCGTTCACTACCCTCACCCTCCTTATTTTTCTGTCAGGTGACGAACCGCTTGGGCCAATTCTTCAGGATCTTTTTTCGTGACTAGTTTCGGCGGATTGAGCGGAGTAAAAGCATCTTCGCTTCCAGATGACTGCTCTGGCTTTTGCTTCAAAAGCTCATTCAGCTCGTCGCTCTCGTCAGGAGTTGTCACATCGAACCGGGTTCCGGTTTCGCCAGCTTCCTCTCCGCCCTCTAGTGCCGCTCCGGCTGCCGGGGTACTGATCGACGCCCATGCCCACCGAAGCAGAAACGCAAGCAAAAACCACGCTGCAAATGATATCAGTCCGCGTATAACGCTGGTCATAAACAAATTATTCGTCAAAGAAAACAGCAGGGTAAAAATAAACCCAATAATGCCAAACACCAGATTAAACAGCAGATTTCCTCTCATGGCTACATTTCCTTTACACCTGTTTGTACACTGCGGATATACAATATTCCCGTACTCGCATCCATTTCGATCGTACGTCCGTAGTTTCCGCCCGTGTCTTCAGCAATGAGCGGAATATGAAGTTCCGCCAGTTTCAACTTGCAGGATTCCACATTCCGCGGTCCAATCCTCATGGTGTCCCCGGTACCGGCAAATGCGAACATTTGCGATCCTCCTGCCATTTTGGCGACGATGCGCGAGGGGGAAGCACCTAGCTGCAAAAGCTTGTCCAAGAGCGCAGGCAGCGCCGTATCCGCATATTTTGCGGTATTAAGCTGGCCCTCGCGGGCGATGTCC
Encoded proteins:
- the tsf gene encoding translation elongation factor Ts, which encodes MAVSASAVKELREKTGAGMLDCKKALEEANGDITKAVELLREKGLAAAANKAGRVATEGVVESYIHGGGRIGVLVEINCETDFVGKTDQFKEFARDIAMHIAASSPRYVAREEVPQEEIEKEKEILKAQALNEGKPEKIVEKMVEGRIGKYYEEFCLLEQSFIKDPDKTIATLLKEKISTIGENISIRRFVRYELGEGMEKKVENFAEEVMAQVKN
- the rpsB gene encoding 30S ribosomal protein S2, whose translation is MAVISMKQLLEAGVHFGHQTRRWNPKMDKYIFTERNGIYIIDLQKTVKKVEEAFNFVKSVAEENGTILFVGTKKQAQDSVKEEAERCGMYYINQRWLGGTLTNFETIQKRINRLKELEKWEEDGTFAVLPKKEVILLRKEKDRLEKFLGGIKNMKGLPSALFIIDPRKERIAVAEARKLGIPIVGIVDTNCDPDEIDYVIPGNDDAIRAVKLLTGKMADAVVEAHQGEETTA
- a CDS encoding DUF6115 domain-containing protein, which encodes MKPWIIVAILGAAAIVYALMLPKRKADKSSSDKDKIVQEVEATLEQYFADIERENEELVGLIAQMKQEASSKQLAQQEQLVEMRQRMIQLEQQQAQYEARMAALEEGSKHAASQPPQSVPETLGTQGSRAGDESDHNESEASAEEGLEPSIRERYPELFELHAQGKSIEGIAKRVGMQKGEVQLILQLAKQEGSL
- a CDS encoding endolytic transglycosylase MltG, which encodes MIKNRSFMIGLGSGLLAGALLLQLMNAGTEHQAASIVPEARQLTKEKLQEEAEAMKLKVVDPGDKRMTEEEWKQRMIDKSSKPQGNGVKAPAAGNAAKAPQTPQQPEAPKQQAEKGKPKTEGPSEGKTPNAPADPSVSVKIANGSNLTDVADQLKKAGVISDASAFVQKGRGQKMSTKIRSGSYEFAPGEDFDSIIGKITSKPPR
- a CDS encoding isoprenyl transferase, which codes for MIKRVRSWWTREDKMEPSAPSIDNVPEHVAIIMDGNGRWAKRQGLPRFIGHRSGMKAVKRTTIAADKLGIKYLTLYAFSTENWKRPKDEVDFLMRLPQEFLAIELEELIENNVQVRMMGDREGLPSYTINAMEEAVRRTADNDGLVLNFALNYGSRKEITDCMRELGRKIEAGTLKPEDITEEMLDQYMLSSGIPDPDLIIRTSGEMRISNFMLWQMAYSEMWFTDVYWPDFNEHYLYEAVAEYQRRTRRYGGLT
- a CDS encoding FapA family protein: MTAQFALETFLNVTFSDDNSVAYIQFSKRDEGFKCTEDELMLFLHSHKILFGIERDIVSRIASHPQEYMFGRTPIAMGVQPVGGQDGYIEYAFKLRNEREQRPLETADGKVDYKELLSLNNVKKGQLIAKRIPPQPGIPGTSVTGEMIPFKPGKEAYFRVGKNVVLDPEQTAMYSAIDGLITITEKGKINVFPVYEVNGDVDYSVGNIDFVGTVVVRGNVLTGFRIKAAGDIRVVGGVEGAELEAEGSIEITSGIIGYNKGCVKAGKIVKSSFIQDGNVIAGEEVIVSQSIMHSNIRAGKNVICNGTKGLIVGGSIQAGERVTARTIGNSMSTTTSIEVGVQPELRNELTELRTRVKQLKEAIDKTDKALYLLNQLAAVGQLTPDKVALRVKLNATKKSTQREETEAKERILEIEKTLEDIVKAQVDVIRMIYGGSKIVIGRYTRFIKDPAERVSFLIHEGDISMIPYI
- a CDS encoding FliA/WhiG family RNA polymerase sigma factor gives rise to the protein MNDRKTSHLNHAELWEEWKEHGSLEAKKQLIEKYLHIVDYVSGRLAIGLPKNVSKDDLASNGVMGLIDAIDKFDYKRGLQFETYASFRVRGAILDSLRQGDWVPRSVREKAKKIEEAYQKLEQKHLRTVTDAEMSDYLNVSEKEFQHMLQEVAVMSLCSLEDPIREEESETRLSIMVDDKAKNPDYKVNEFYLKESLIKGLEKLTEKERTVVSLLYYEDLSLSEIAEVMSLSPSRISQLHSKAILRLRGTLEKHRDLLLQND
- the frr gene encoding ribosome recycling factor, translating into MPQTVKKHAEERMDKAISALKRDLATLRAGRATPALLDRIQVEYYGAMTPLNQLANISTPDSRTLMIQPWDKSSLADVEKAILKSDLGLTPANDGNTIRLVIPPLTEERRMELVKMTKKFGEEAKVAIRNIRRDANDDIKKMEKTDISEDESRRHQEDIQKTTDKFVAEVDKVLVAKEKEIMEV
- the pyrH gene encoding UMP kinase, producing MKEPIFKRVVLKVSGESLAGQNGYGIDAATISSIAEQVKEVVELGVQVAIVCGGGNIWRGIAGSSSGIDRATADYMGMLATVMNSLALQDALEQIEVPTRVQTSIAMQQIAEPYIRRRAIRHLEKGRVVIFAAGTGNPFFSTDTTAALRAAEIEAEVILMAKNKVDGVYSADPFKDSTAQKYEQLTYLDVLNKNLGVMDSTASSLCMDNNIPLIVFAITEQGNIKRVVQGEKIGTIVKGSVD
- a CDS encoding chemotaxis protein CheD, yielding MIEEQSVVKVGMADLNVIQHSGVIRTVGLGSCVGLTMYDSQLNLAGMAHVMLPSSDIAREGQLNTAKYADTALPALLDKLLQLGASPSRIVAKMAGGSQMFAFAGTGDTMRIGPRNVESCKLKLAELHIPLIAEDTGGNYGRTIEMDASTGILYIRSVQTGVKEM